Proteins found in one Lutimonas zeaxanthinifaciens genomic segment:
- a CDS encoding DUF6090 family protein has product MKKYFTYAIGEILLVVIGISLAFQLDNWNEDMINRNIAVQYYDNIRDRIDDDQELIQEQMEFNKGFMREYRYAFDIIDSNDKSKLDTLGMIIRNTTQYSDFDRQGNIYETMVNSGEIKILRNHDIVNGVRELEEYYIYLNRIESIHYDAMINHVVKTINPVLKFSTGELMKPEAVFNYEFQNLFFMLLHIMEEKDEVYQKILNQIENLKTLIDEEIGN; this is encoded by the coding sequence ATGAAAAAATATTTTACCTATGCCATAGGCGAAATCCTACTGGTCGTCATTGGGATCAGCCTGGCCTTTCAATTAGACAACTGGAACGAGGATATGATCAATAGAAACATCGCAGTTCAATATTACGATAATATCAGGGATCGGATTGACGATGATCAGGAATTAATTCAGGAACAGATGGAATTCAACAAGGGTTTTATGAGGGAATATCGCTATGCCTTTGACATCATTGATTCCAACGATAAAAGTAAATTGGATACCCTGGGAATGATTATTCGCAATACGACCCAGTATTCAGATTTTGACAGGCAAGGAAATATTTATGAAACAATGGTCAACAGTGGAGAAATTAAGATTCTAAGAAATCATGATATTGTTAATGGTGTTAGAGAATTGGAAGAATATTATATATATCTCAATAGAATAGAATCGATCCATTATGATGCCATGATAAATCATGTTGTCAAAACCATTAATCCGGTACTAAAATTTTCAACCGGAGAATTAATGAAGCCTGAGGCCGTTTTCAACTATGAGTTTCAAAATCTGTTTTTCATGCTTCTCCACATCATGGAGGAGAAGGACGAGGTTTATCAAAAAATTTTAAACCAGATTGAAAATCTAAAAACCTTAATTGATGAGGAAATAGGCAATTGA
- a CDS encoding amino acid permease, translated as MNNEPKTIKKFGTFGGVFTPTLLTILGVIMYLRLGWVVGNAGLLGAWLIIIISFLITLCTALSMSAITTNIRIGAGGAYAIVSQALGLEVGGSLGIPRYISQGLAVTMYIFGFREGWLGIFPEHNAFLVDIIVFVILYTIAYISANLAIKTQFIIMAIIVLSLVSIAVAAYEGSMSIPTSDALSWGSFKGSVENDFSGSNFWIVFAVFFPAATGIMAGANMSGELEKPKRSIPRGTLWAIGVSFMIYMLLAFWISRSATEEELLTDYYIMVDKAFFGPLVIAGILGATFSSALASIVGSSRILYAMGEHRVLPYSGFLSGQSKNGQPRNAMIVTGLLIFLTLLLRNINAVAPLVTLFFLITYAMINIVVIIEQNLGLISYRPIFKIHNWVPWFGLFSSVFAMFIINPSISLISIIIVLMVYWYLSRQNLETPFEDVRSGLFVSFAEWAAKHTWGMKKMQQRAWKANLIVPVRDVIGLKGNFEFLRNIAKPRGSIKLLGIEPFSDSSTLASELESISAAFREKEVFSSSSVIHTKEFAIGINNSNQALQGAFFRPNIVFLNLQDHDNYETELRPVMKESIRLEIGVLLYLAHPTALLGQRNIINVWVSDRRGQWNLGWDIGNLDLSILVAYKLKMNWGARIRLITVVNNPDEEQNAKDFLKTLTSLARLPQTMTEVFLGDFYTVVNNAPNADLNIFGMDEDLKFEFVKEMSHKTKSSCLFVRDSGHESILA; from the coding sequence ATGAACAACGAACCTAAAACCATTAAAAAATTCGGAACCTTTGGAGGTGTTTTTACGCCTACCCTGCTCACAATACTCGGAGTGATCATGTATCTGCGTCTGGGCTGGGTTGTAGGTAATGCCGGGCTTCTGGGAGCGTGGCTGATCATCATTATTTCCTTTTTGATCACATTATGTACCGCTTTATCCATGTCTGCCATTACGACAAATATCCGTATCGGAGCAGGAGGCGCTTATGCCATCGTTTCACAGGCACTGGGCCTTGAAGTTGGGGGCAGCCTCGGGATTCCACGTTATATTTCCCAGGGTTTAGCCGTTACCATGTATATTTTTGGTTTCAGGGAAGGTTGGCTAGGTATATTTCCGGAGCACAATGCTTTTTTGGTTGATATCATTGTCTTTGTCATTTTATACACCATTGCTTATATCAGTGCAAATCTGGCTATAAAGACCCAATTTATTATCATGGCCATTATTGTTTTATCACTGGTTTCAATTGCGGTGGCAGCTTATGAAGGTTCTATGAGCATTCCAACCAGCGATGCCTTAAGCTGGGGCTCGTTTAAGGGTTCCGTTGAAAATGATTTCAGTGGCAGTAATTTCTGGATCGTTTTTGCGGTTTTCTTCCCGGCAGCAACAGGTATTATGGCCGGGGCGAATATGTCCGGAGAGCTGGAAAAGCCCAAAAGGAGTATTCCTCGTGGTACCTTATGGGCCATAGGTGTTAGCTTTATGATCTATATGCTTCTTGCCTTTTGGATCTCAAGAAGTGCTACTGAAGAAGAATTGCTGACCGATTATTATATTATGGTTGACAAGGCCTTTTTTGGACCCTTGGTGATTGCCGGAATTCTCGGTGCCACTTTTTCTTCCGCACTGGCATCCATTGTGGGTTCCTCAAGGATATTATATGCCATGGGGGAACATCGGGTACTGCCCTACTCTGGATTTTTAAGTGGCCAGAGTAAAAACGGACAACCCAGAAATGCAATGATCGTAACCGGCCTGCTTATTTTCCTGACACTGTTGTTAAGGAATATCAATGCTGTGGCCCCATTGGTAACACTTTTCTTTCTTATCACCTATGCCATGATCAATATTGTGGTCATTATTGAACAGAATCTGGGGTTAATCAGTTACAGGCCCATTTTTAAAATACATAACTGGGTACCCTGGTTTGGATTGTTTTCATCGGTCTTTGCCATGTTCATAATAAATCCCTCCATTAGTCTTATCTCCATCATTATTGTGCTGATGGTATACTGGTATCTGTCCCGTCAAAATTTAGAAACCCCTTTTGAGGATGTCCGTTCAGGTCTTTTCGTTTCTTTTGCAGAATGGGCGGCCAAACATACCTGGGGAATGAAGAAAATGCAACAACGCGCCTGGAAAGCTAATTTGATCGTTCCGGTGAGAGACGTAATTGGTTTAAAAGGAAATTTTGAATTCCTGCGAAATATTGCAAAACCCCGTGGCTCAATCAAACTTTTGGGAATCGAGCCATTTTCAGATTCAAGTACACTGGCCTCGGAACTCGAATCAATTTCAGCGGCGTTCCGAGAAAAGGAAGTATTTTCGTCTTCTTCAGTGATCCATACCAAAGAGTTCGCTATAGGGATCAATAATAGTAATCAAGCGCTTCAAGGAGCTTTCTTCAGGCCTAATATTGTATTTCTAAACCTTCAGGATCACGATAATTATGAAACGGAGTTGAGGCCGGTAATGAAAGAATCCATTCGATTAGAAATTGGTGTACTGCTTTATTTAGCGCATCCTACAGCTCTTTTAGGGCAGCGCAATATAATTAATGTATGGGTGAGTGACAGGAGGGGGCAATGGAATCTGGGCTGGGACATTGGAAACCTTGATCTTTCTATACTGGTAGCTTACAAACTCAAAATGAACTGGGGTGCACGCATCAGGCTCATTACTGTGGTTAATAATCCAGATGAGGAACAAAATGCCAAAGATTTCTTAAAGACCTTAACGAGTTTGGCACGATTGCCTCAAACCATGACTGAGGTTTTTCTGGGAGATTTCTATACGGTTGTCAATAATGCCCCAAATGCTGATCTCAACATATTTGGTATGGATGAGGACCTCAAGTTTGAGTTTGTTAAAGAAATGTCTCATAAAACCAAAAGCTCCTGTCTTTTTGTAAGAGATTCAGGCCATGAAAGTATTCTGGCATAG
- a CDS encoding sugar phosphate isomerase/epimerase family protein: MNQNQFKLILLSVFALFTISSFAQDKYGGLALYTVRNDMRTNAKETLKKVADIGYKNIEAAGYRDGKYYDMSPADFKAYVEKLGLVPVSTHQSAVTLENAETMFADAKEAGFEYFVVPIPPMGLFQRDPATNTMGMKGGVENLSKILAELGEKCHKAGLKLLYHNHDFEFMKDKDGVVTIDYLLEHSDPKYVNFQMDLYWVTKAGADPLAYFEKYPGRFKLWHVKDMDEQGRFAPVGNGTIDFAKILKEKKLSGMEHYFVEQDRTFNMKPLEAIQVSHDALNKIGFK, encoded by the coding sequence ATGAATCAGAATCAATTCAAGTTAATTTTACTTTCCGTTTTTGCTCTTTTTACAATCAGCTCTTTTGCCCAGGATAAATATGGCGGACTGGCATTATATACAGTTAGAAACGATATGAGAACCAATGCGAAAGAAACACTTAAAAAAGTAGCAGATATAGGATATAAAAATATAGAGGCGGCTGGATACAGAGATGGGAAATACTATGATATGTCTCCGGCAGATTTTAAAGCATATGTCGAAAAACTGGGGCTTGTTCCTGTGAGTACACATCAGTCCGCTGTAACACTCGAAAATGCGGAAACCATGTTTGCCGATGCAAAAGAAGCAGGGTTCGAATATTTTGTTGTACCCATTCCTCCTATGGGCTTGTTTCAAAGGGATCCTGCAACTAATACAATGGGAATGAAAGGAGGGGTAGAAAATTTATCAAAAATCCTGGCTGAACTCGGAGAGAAATGTCATAAAGCAGGACTTAAATTATTGTATCACAATCATGATTTTGAATTTATGAAAGATAAAGATGGGGTCGTTACAATTGATTATTTGCTTGAACACAGTGATCCAAAATATGTAAATTTCCAGATGGACCTTTACTGGGTAACCAAAGCCGGAGCTGATCCTTTGGCTTATTTTGAAAAGTATCCCGGCAGATTTAAATTATGGCATGTAAAGGACATGGATGAGCAAGGTCGATTTGCTCCAGTAGGAAACGGAACTATAGATTTCGCAAAAATTCTAAAAGAAAAAAAGCTTTCAGGGATGGAGCATTATTTTGTAGAACAAGACAGGACCTTTAATATGAAACCTCTGGAAGCGATTCAAGTAAGCCATGATGCCTTAAATAAAATTGGTTTTAAGTAA
- a CDS encoding cation:proton antiporter, producing MDYFFIISVLVTISAIFGYLNVRFLKLPNAIGLMLITILFTIGVFGISYFNSTLLDAEKYIITHIDFKEVLLDIMLSFLLFAGALHTNFNQLRVQKWPVLVFSTLGVLFSTFLVGFAIYYLLPVLGMEVKLVYCLLFGALISPTDPIAVLSILKQAGAPKKLETKIVGESLFNDGVGVVVFLTIFKIAQLGGDHVEAMDVIKLFSQEVVGGVLLGFLLGWITFKLMKSIDDYDIEVIITLATVMAGTLIAHKLHFSAPLAMVTAGLIVGNDTVRNSAMSKITENYVDKFWELIDILLNTILFVLIGMEMLVLSFETNYFVAGLIAVPVVLVCRYLSLILPVKFFEKKLNFVPRTNLIMTWGGLRGGISIALALGLTQDMNRDLFLVMTYIVVVFSILVQGLTVGKLVKKVTKDLDPVYLE from the coding sequence ATGGATTATTTTTTCATCATCTCTGTACTGGTAACGATCTCTGCTATTTTTGGATACCTAAACGTAAGATTCTTAAAATTGCCCAACGCCATTGGATTAATGCTGATCACCATTCTTTTTACCATAGGGGTTTTTGGAATCAGTTATTTCAATTCTACCTTACTCGATGCTGAGAAATACATTATTACACATATTGATTTTAAAGAAGTATTACTTGATATTATGTTAAGTTTTCTTCTTTTTGCTGGCGCCCTGCATACAAACTTCAATCAGCTCAGGGTACAGAAATGGCCCGTATTGGTGTTCTCCACATTGGGTGTATTGTTTTCAACATTTTTAGTTGGTTTTGCCATTTACTATTTATTACCGGTTCTTGGGATGGAGGTAAAACTTGTTTATTGCCTGCTTTTCGGGGCCCTGATTTCACCAACCGATCCCATAGCGGTATTAAGCATATTAAAACAGGCAGGGGCACCCAAAAAACTGGAAACGAAAATCGTTGGAGAATCCTTATTCAATGATGGAGTAGGTGTTGTTGTGTTTTTAACCATTTTTAAAATTGCCCAGCTTGGAGGCGATCATGTTGAAGCCATGGATGTAATAAAGCTTTTCAGTCAAGAGGTGGTAGGTGGCGTTCTCTTAGGATTTTTGCTGGGATGGATCACCTTTAAATTAATGAAGTCCATTGACGATTATGATATTGAAGTGATCATAACCCTGGCAACGGTTATGGCTGGAACCTTAATCGCACATAAATTGCATTTTTCAGCGCCTCTGGCAATGGTTACCGCGGGCTTGATTGTGGGCAATGATACGGTCAGAAACTCGGCAATGTCTAAAATAACTGAGAATTACGTGGATAAGTTCTGGGAGTTGATCGATATCTTATTGAATACCATATTATTTGTGTTGATCGGTATGGAAATGCTGGTGCTTTCCTTCGAAACCAATTATTTTGTAGCAGGATTAATTGCTGTTCCGGTTGTATTGGTTTGCAGATATCTTTCGCTCATCCTGCCGGTTAAATTTTTTGAAAAGAAATTGAACTTTGTTCCAAGAACCAATTTGATCATGACCTGGGGAGGGCTCAGAGGGGGAATTTCAATAGCTCTGGCTCTTGGATTAACCCAAGACATGAATCGTGATCTCTTTTTAGTAATGACCTATATTGTTGTTGTTTTCTCCATATTGGTGCAGGGACTAACAGTAGGAAAACTTGTTAAAAAGGTAACGAAAGACCTGGATCCGGTATACCTGGAATAA
- a CDS encoding carbohydrate binding family 9 domain-containing protein, protein MHFFSQFLHFFSSTRIVLLWSCLISISVQAQKKNANYRLHIKKASSAITIDGVMDEEAWKETDVAKDFFMVLPADTGRAEQQSEVRMAYDEKNLYLIAVFYNNPPGPYYVESLRRDFQFGKNDNFLIFMDPFNNQTTGFSFGANAAGAQWDGTMNNGGRVDLNWDSKWISKVTRNERQWVFEMAVPFKSIRYKKGVTEWGINFSRLDLKSSEKSSWTPIPRQFPTASLAYSGVLVWDEPPPAPKINFSLIPYVLGSANVSSLNENNTEYETKIGGDVKFAVTSSLNLDLTLNPDFSQVEVDQQIVNLDRFELFYPEKRQFFLENADLFANFGYANIRPFFSRRIGLDVPIIAGARLSGNLDENWRIGAMDMQTANDESIGLPSQNFATVSLQRKVFSQSSIGFIFVNKESFNYPDESEEYYELYPKYNRNLGFEYNLASYNNLWTGKAFVFKSFSPDNDGNGFTQAANIEYKSQNWNFGFKEEYVADDYRAEVGFVPRNGYFKFTPFLGYLFYPKKNTPILSHGPKWTSIYYFDESMNNTDYLNLLQYYLNFRNRSSFRATFIDEYVKLLEPFDPTGTGKPELPAGSEHHWNALRLNYSSKPQSMFTYTIGGRVGGYYEDGSWLSVNNELGYRFQPYVSLSSVISYNNIQMPAPWNTTDFWLIGAKADVTFTNKLFFATLFQYNEQSKNFNLNSRFQWRYQPASDLFIVYTYNDLMPPYSESTHSITLKLVYWFNK, encoded by the coding sequence ATGCATTTTTTTTCTCAATTTTTGCATTTCTTTTCATCGACAAGAATTGTCTTGCTCTGGTCATGCCTGATTTCAATTTCGGTGCAGGCGCAAAAAAAGAATGCCAACTATCGTTTGCATATTAAAAAGGCTAGTTCAGCGATTACCATAGATGGTGTTATGGATGAGGAAGCCTGGAAAGAAACCGATGTTGCTAAAGATTTTTTCATGGTTTTGCCCGCGGATACAGGTAGAGCAGAACAACAGTCTGAAGTGCGAATGGCCTATGACGAGAAAAACCTGTACTTAATAGCCGTATTTTACAATAACCCCCCGGGGCCTTATTATGTAGAATCGCTCAGACGTGATTTTCAATTCGGGAAAAATGATAATTTCCTGATCTTTATGGATCCCTTCAACAATCAGACCACGGGATTTTCCTTTGGGGCCAATGCGGCAGGGGCACAATGGGACGGAACCATGAATAATGGGGGTAGAGTAGACCTGAACTGGGACAGCAAATGGATTTCAAAAGTAACGCGCAATGAACGCCAATGGGTCTTTGAGATGGCCGTTCCATTTAAATCAATTCGGTATAAAAAAGGCGTAACGGAATGGGGTATAAATTTTAGCAGGCTCGATCTGAAATCGAGTGAGAAATCAAGCTGGACTCCAATTCCCCGACAGTTCCCAACGGCATCTCTTGCCTATTCAGGAGTTCTGGTATGGGATGAACCCCCACCGGCACCAAAAATCAATTTTTCTTTAATTCCTTATGTATTAGGGAGCGCCAATGTAAGCAGCCTGAACGAAAACAACACGGAATATGAGACCAAAATAGGAGGGGACGTTAAATTTGCCGTCACCTCATCTTTAAATCTGGACCTGACCCTAAATCCTGATTTTTCACAGGTGGAAGTAGATCAGCAAATCGTAAATCTGGATCGTTTTGAGTTGTTTTACCCTGAAAAAAGACAGTTCTTCTTAGAAAATGCTGATTTGTTCGCCAATTTTGGATATGCTAATATCAGACCGTTTTTTTCAAGAAGAATTGGTTTGGATGTTCCCATTATTGCAGGGGCACGATTAAGTGGAAATTTGGATGAAAACTGGCGAATCGGAGCCATGGATATGCAGACAGCCAACGATGAATCTATTGGTTTGCCTAGTCAGAATTTTGCAACTGTTTCGCTTCAGCGAAAAGTCTTTAGCCAATCCAGCATAGGATTCATTTTTGTGAACAAGGAATCCTTTAATTATCCCGATGAATCCGAGGAGTATTACGAATTATATCCTAAGTACAACAGAAATTTAGGATTTGAATATAACCTGGCTTCCTATAATAATTTATGGACAGGTAAGGCCTTTGTTTTCAAGTCTTTTTCACCGGATAACGATGGTAACGGTTTTACCCAGGCAGCCAATATTGAATACAAAAGCCAAAACTGGAATTTTGGTTTTAAAGAAGAATATGTAGCCGATGATTACCGGGCTGAAGTTGGATTTGTTCCGAGAAATGGCTACTTCAAGTTCACCCCTTTTTTAGGCTACTTATTTTATCCGAAAAAGAATACCCCAATTCTCAGTCACGGGCCAAAATGGACCAGTATTTATTACTTTGATGAAAGCATGAATAATACGGATTACCTCAATCTTCTTCAATACTATCTAAATTTCAGAAACAGAAGTTCATTCAGAGCTACCTTTATTGATGAATATGTAAAATTACTTGAACCTTTTGATCCAACAGGGACGGGAAAACCGGAACTTCCGGCTGGTTCAGAACATCATTGGAACGCCTTGAGGCTAAATTATTCTTCAAAACCTCAAAGCATGTTCACCTACACCATCGGGGGCAGGGTAGGTGGTTATTATGAAGATGGTTCCTGGTTAAGCGTAAATAACGAATTAGGATACAGATTTCAGCCCTATGTGAGTTTAAGTTCCGTAATAAGTTATAACAATATTCAAATGCCGGCTCCCTGGAACACTACTGATTTTTGGCTCATCGGGGCAAAGGCAGATGTTACGTTTACGAATAAACTGTTTTTTGCCACACTTTTTCAGTACAACGAACAATCTAAAAATTTCAATTTAAATTCCCGTTTCCAATGGCGCTATCAGCCGGCCTCCGATCTGTTTATTGTTTATACTTATAATGACCTGATGCCTCCGTATTCTGAATCAACCCACTCCATCACCTTAAAACTCGTTTATTGGTTCAATAAATAG
- a CDS encoding Na-K-Cl cotransporter — translation MAEKKKFGTFAGVFTPSILTILGVIMYMRLGWVVGNSGLFGTLAIIFIAHIIAVTTGLSVSSVATDKKIGAGGIYYVLSRSMGIPIGGSIGIAIFVGTAFSISLYLIGFSESFNEYLGLGMTINDFRITASFALLCLTILALISTTVALRTQFFILSAIIASIISILFGSTDFAPETVNLLPAEDSVPLEVVFAIFFPAVTGFTAGIAMSGDLKDPKRSIPAGTLMAIGVGLIVYLILAVFLAFAVSPELLKNDYNILMKIALFAPAVIAGIWGATLSSAIGGILGGPRILQAMSQDLVTPKIFGKGKGANDEPVNALLLVFVIAEIGILIGELDVIARLVSMFYLTAYGFINICYFLESWANPDFQPTFKIKRWIGLVGFLACFAVMFKLDMLAMMVALAVIGGLYFGLQRKEVKLQSNDVWRSVWENIVNKGLKMIDAQNDENSNWNPNIILFSGQSDHQKYLLELGKTVSGRTGIVTNFKLIVDNSDDKPLKRAEQVVSDENFQELGIFARQLKVNNIYDGITNIASTFGFSGVEPNTIMMGWPKGLENSKEYSKMTQTLLHLDYNLLYLDFDQETKFGNYNSVDLWWRETDSKNAEMMLNIARFIIASPRWNNPKIRVLFVNNNNVDNIVIEEKISALVEDLRVKVVIKIINNAVEQRAFYDIIEDESSSTDLTLVGIPNFRIEKQAEFVLKTNHLFESIGSTLLVKAANNFNVLELDFIQSMGEDEPI, via the coding sequence ATGGCAGAGAAAAAGAAATTCGGAACGTTCGCCGGCGTCTTTACACCTTCAATATTGACTATTCTTGGAGTCATCATGTATATGAGACTCGGATGGGTGGTTGGTAATTCGGGTCTTTTTGGAACATTAGCGATCATTTTTATAGCGCATATTATTGCGGTAACCACCGGATTAAGTGTATCCTCAGTGGCAACTGATAAAAAGATCGGGGCAGGAGGAATTTATTATGTGCTGTCAAGGAGTATGGGAATTCCCATTGGCGGATCCATCGGAATTGCCATTTTTGTGGGTACTGCTTTTTCTATTTCCTTATATCTCATCGGGTTTTCAGAGAGTTTTAATGAGTATCTCGGGCTGGGAATGACCATCAATGATTTTAGGATAACGGCGAGTTTTGCTTTGTTGTGTCTTACTATTTTGGCCCTGATCAGTACCACAGTAGCATTGAGAACTCAGTTTTTTATTTTATCGGCAATCATTGCTTCCATCATTTCAATTTTATTTGGCAGTACCGATTTTGCTCCGGAAACTGTAAATCTGTTACCCGCTGAAGATTCGGTTCCTCTGGAGGTTGTTTTTGCCATCTTTTTCCCTGCAGTAACGGGTTTTACAGCAGGTATCGCTATGAGCGGTGATCTAAAAGATCCCAAAAGATCTATTCCTGCAGGTACCTTGATGGCGATTGGAGTAGGATTAATTGTCTATCTGATTTTAGCCGTATTTCTTGCTTTCGCGGTAAGCCCTGAATTATTAAAGAATGACTATAACATTCTTATGAAAATTGCCCTTTTCGCTCCTGCTGTAATTGCTGGTATATGGGGAGCAACCTTGTCATCCGCCATTGGTGGAATTCTAGGTGGCCCAAGAATTTTGCAGGCGATGTCTCAGGATCTGGTTACACCAAAGATCTTTGGAAAAGGAAAAGGAGCGAATGATGAACCTGTTAATGCCCTTTTACTTGTTTTTGTCATTGCTGAAATAGGAATATTGATCGGTGAACTGGATGTAATTGCCCGCCTGGTATCGATGTTTTACTTGACGGCATATGGGTTTATCAATATCTGCTATTTTCTCGAAAGTTGGGCCAATCCCGATTTTCAACCCACGTTTAAAATCAAAAGATGGATCGGTCTGGTTGGATTTTTGGCCTGTTTTGCCGTTATGTTCAAACTCGATATGCTGGCCATGATGGTGGCTTTGGCGGTTATCGGTGGGTTATATTTTGGTTTACAGCGTAAAGAGGTAAAATTGCAGTCTAATGATGTGTGGAGAAGTGTGTGGGAAAATATAGTCAACAAAGGGCTGAAGATGATCGATGCTCAAAATGATGAAAACTCCAACTGGAATCCTAATATCATTTTGTTCAGCGGACAGAGTGACCATCAGAAATACCTTCTGGAGCTGGGGAAAACAGTTTCGGGCCGAACAGGTATTGTGACCAATTTCAAACTTATTGTTGATAATAGTGATGACAAACCTTTAAAAAGAGCGGAACAAGTGGTGTCGGATGAGAATTTTCAGGAACTGGGTATTTTTGCCCGCCAGTTGAAAGTGAACAATATATACGATGGAATCACAAATATAGCTTCAACATTTGGATTCTCTGGAGTGGAGCCTAATACAATTATGATGGGTTGGCCAAAGGGACTGGAAAATTCCAAAGAATATTCAAAAATGACCCAAACGCTGCTACACCTAGATTACAACCTTCTTTATCTCGATTTTGATCAGGAAACGAAATTTGGAAATTATAATTCAGTAGACTTATGGTGGAGGGAAACAGACAGCAAGAATGCCGAAATGATGTTAAATATTGCACGATTTATCATTGCCTCTCCTCGCTGGAACAATCCTAAAATACGGGTGCTTTTCGTGAACAACAACAATGTGGATAATATAGTGATCGAAGAAAAAATATCAGCTTTAGTAGAAGACCTTAGAGTTAAAGTTGTCATTAAAATCATTAACAACGCTGTAGAACAACGTGCCTTTTATGATATTATCGAAGACGAGTCCTCCTCAACAGATCTTACATTAGTGGGAATCCCGAATTTCAGAATTGAAAAACAGGCCGAGTTCGTATTAAAAACCAATCACCTTTTTGAATCAATTGGATCCACACTATTGGTCAAAGCTGCCAATAACTTCAATGTTCTGGAGCTTGATTTTATACAGTCAATGGGAGAAGACGAACCCATTTAG
- a CDS encoding NAD(P)-dependent alcohol dehydrogenase gives MKAAITKKYGLPEVARIMEIEKPIPKENEILVKVLNTPVTSGDARIRGLNVPFGFKFLTRLMFGMKGPKNPVLGVVFSGIVEDVGEKVKDFSQGDAVFGSKEGLGCHAEYLVIKESGAIVHKPEKVSHEEAASIPFGALTSLKYLRDFGKIKKRQKILINGASGALGVYGVQLAKYFGAEVTGVCSTSNLELVKSLGADQVIDYKVNDFTKNPETYDIIYDTVGKLDFSKCKNSLNKNGIFLLAAAGLKEYGQVMTTSISGSKKVVAGVAIFKKEDLIIISELIEQDQIKPVIGRTFEFSDIIEAYKYVDGGHKVASAVLKV, from the coding sequence ATGAAAGCAGCGATTACAAAGAAATATGGCCTTCCCGAGGTAGCCCGAATTATGGAGATCGAGAAACCCATTCCAAAAGAAAATGAAATTCTTGTAAAGGTTCTCAATACTCCCGTAACCTCAGGAGACGCAAGAATCAGAGGATTAAATGTTCCCTTTGGATTTAAATTTTTAACAAGATTAATGTTCGGAATGAAAGGGCCTAAAAACCCTGTTTTGGGTGTGGTATTTTCGGGAATAGTCGAAGATGTAGGAGAAAAGGTTAAAGATTTTAGCCAAGGGGATGCGGTATTTGGATCTAAAGAAGGTTTGGGTTGCCATGCTGAGTACCTGGTAATCAAGGAAAGTGGAGCCATAGTTCATAAACCTGAAAAAGTATCTCATGAGGAAGCGGCATCGATACCCTTTGGTGCTTTAACCTCTTTAAAATACCTGAGGGATTTTGGAAAAATCAAGAAGAGACAAAAAATTCTGATCAATGGAGCTTCAGGCGCGCTAGGGGTATATGGCGTGCAATTGGCAAAATATTTTGGAGCTGAAGTAACCGGAGTTTGTAGTACTTCGAATCTTGAATTGGTCAAGTCTCTTGGTGCTGACCAGGTTATTGATTATAAAGTAAATGATTTTACGAAAAATCCTGAAACCTATGATATTATTTATGATACCGTAGGTAAACTTGATTTTTCAAAATGTAAGAATTCCTTGAATAAAAATGGAATATTTCTTTTGGCGGCAGCAGGATTAAAAGAATATGGGCAGGTGATGACAACCTCAATTTCAGGATCTAAAAAAGTAGTTGCCGGGGTGGCAATTTTCAAAAAAGAAGACTTAATAATTATCAGTGAACTCATCGAACAAGACCAGATCAAACCTGTAATTGGAAGAACCTTTGAATTCTCGGATATTATTGAGGCTTATAAATATGTTGACGGAGGCCATAAAGTCGCCAGCGCTGTTTTAAAAGTCTAA
- a CDS encoding 5' nucleotidase, NT5C type: MTIFVDMDDVIADTYCKHIEMYNDEFNEFLSLSNIQSGEVWQNVPEMRQDSIKRHALTDGFFRNLEPIKDSIEILKELSQKHEVYIASAAMQFPNSLREKSDWLDQYFPFITWQYRILCGHKYMLRGDLLIDDRSLNLDKFKGDTLLFTSPHNILENSHERVDSWKEVADKLL, encoded by the coding sequence ATGACCATTTTTGTTGATATGGATGATGTGATTGCCGACACCTATTGCAAGCATATTGAAATGTATAATGATGAATTTAATGAATTTCTTTCACTTTCAAATATTCAGAGTGGTGAGGTTTGGCAGAATGTACCTGAAATGCGTCAGGATAGTATAAAAAGGCATGCCCTTACCGATGGCTTTTTCAGAAATCTTGAGCCCATTAAAGACAGTATTGAAATTCTTAAAGAATTGAGCCAGAAACACGAGGTATATATCGCTTCGGCAGCCATGCAATTTCCCAATTCACTCCGTGAAAAAAGTGACTGGCTTGATCAATATTTTCCTTTTATAACCTGGCAATATCGAATTTTATGCGGACATAAATACATGCTTCGCGGGGATCTCTTGATCGATGATCGGTCTTTGAACCTTGATAAGTTCAAAGGTGATACCCTTTTGTTTACTTCTCCTCACAATATTCTTGAGAATAGCCATGAACGGGTAGACAGTTGGAAAGAGGTTGCCGACAAACTGCTGTAA